In Candidatus Micrarchaeum acidiphilum ARMAN-2, the DNA window GTATGTCCTTAAACCACCCTAATGAACCATTCATTATCTGACCAGATTCACCACAGAGTATCGGCTTTGTGATTCTCAAGGCTTCCTGCGAGGCTATACCTAGCGTAATACATAAAGTAAACACTCAAGTTAAAGTGTGGATAAGTGACGAGGCCACCATGCACTTTCCCTATGGCCATATACCATAAGGTAGGTATCATCTTTTTATGCCCCTGGATTTCTTTGATCTGCGCCTGATAAAGTAAACATATTCCAACTCGTTAGAACTCTCAGTCATAAGAGCTCTCTTGAATACTCTGTTCGAACCTTCGCATTCATGGAATAGCCTAAGCAGCCCTTTAGTATGCTTTGGTATTTTGTACCATGCAATATAGTAGCTTCTTACTTCTTGGCCTCTATATATTGGTCTGCGACCCAACTCTTTGTGGCTGATAATCTTCACATAGATTCGCCTTCCGCATACTTTACAACGTACCTTTAGAGCTCTTGGAAGCATACTATCCCTTTTGTTTAGCCCCGGCGGTCTTTTTCTTAGCCTCTTTGAAATGCTGAGAGAAGGCTTCTGGAGAGGCTGCGATGTGGTTTTTCCTTATATGATCCCTCATCTTCTGTTCTGAGGCTGATTTGAAACCGCACACCTTACATACATATTTAGGATGAGATTTATCCCAGAGCCATGCACCTATTCCCGCTATAAGAAATTGTGTAATAACGCCTAAAAGATTTATGCCGAATAGTCCGTAGCCTATAATCCCCCCGGCAACTATCAAAACAAAAACAACAAATGCGAGTAAAACATTCATCCAATCATTTCTCCTTTAATCTTTTGTGTTGGCAAAGGATTTACTTCTTTCTTTTGGGCCTGAGCGGACATGCTCTCTAAGAATGCCCAGTTAACAAGCGGTAAAGTTAATGAACTATCCCAGTTTATTAACTTAAGTTCTGCGGCTACGCATGCCCAACTTCTCACTTGGAAGTTGAAGGAATAGGGTATATGCCCCCAGTCAAGTATATCGCTATTGCATTTGCCAACCATAGCATACTAAGGCCCTTAATGTTGTACGGCTTTATGTCCCCAATTTTCACCCCTTCCTCGAAGCATGTAAATGGGGGGGCAGGATAATCGCCCATAAAATATTAGTAATACGCTTTCTTATAACCTTCTTGGGAAGTTATATTTATGACAGACTTTCTGACAAACTCTCAGAGAAGCTTCAACATGTCAAAAATACGGAGTCGTAATACGGTTCCAGAACTTAAACTAAGACGAGCTCTTAGAAAATTAGGGTTTATATACCAGCCAAAACACATATTTGGCAAACCAGACTTTGCTAACAAAAAATCTAAAATTGCTGTTTTCATAGATGGCTGCTTCTGGCATGGCTGCCCCTACCACTATATAACACCAAAAACTAACTCTGCCTTTTGGTCACAAAAAATAAAGAAAAATATAGCAAGAGATAGAAAAGTGGGAAAAACACTTAAGAAAGAGGGATATAAAGTATTCAGATACTGGGAGCATACTGTAGAAAGAAATCCAGATAAAATACTACTTACTTTATCTCACGCTGTTCAGAAATAATTCAAAAGGTTTTCTGCAATTCTTCTAGCAAGAAGTGGGGGCACAGCATTTCCGACTTGCGTGTAAATCTCTCTTTCAGAGCCACAGAACTTGTAGTTTTTGGGAAAACTCTGCAGCCTAGCGCATTCAGATGGTGTGAGACGTCTTATCTTCTTATTAGAATACTTTACCAGTGCTTCTGCGCCGTCTTTCCAGTATCTTGCGGATATTGTATTTGACGGCTTCGAGAAATCCAAAAACTGCCAGCCGAATCCAATGTTTCTTTCTGCATTCTTTTTTTTACGCCTTATAAATCCGTTAATCATTCTTTCAGAATAATAGAATCTCTTACTGACTTTTTGCGGAGGCAATAAAAATTGCTTTGAAGGCACCCAAGGTTTCAGACCATTTGTCGGATGCTCTGAATGCGTCGGTACTGGGGGCAATATCGCTTTTTCTGCTTGCCTACGATTCACCCCGATAAAAAATATCCTTTGACGTTTTTGTGGAACGCCGTAGTTTGCGGCATTTAAGGTGTGTATTGTTGTTCTGTATCCAATACTATTGAAATCATGAAGTATTTTCTCGCCAAAAGTCATTTTGCTATCAACTAATTTGAGTGAGAGAAGTCCACGTACGTTTTCCATGACAAAAAAATCGGGGGCCATCCCTTTTACAATTCTTATGAACTCCCTGAAAAGAGAATTCCTAGGATCTGCTGGATTTCTGTTGCCTCCCATGCTAAAACCTTGGCATGGCGGGCCACCTATAACAACATTCACTTTTGCTTCTGAAACTAGAGTTTTTAACTGCCCAACAGTAAGTGACCTCATATCAGCTTCAAGCCCGATGCTTTTTTTGTGATTGCGCGAGAATGTATCAACAGCAGGCTTCCAGTTATCTACTCCCGCAAGTATCGAGTAGCCAGCCTCTTTAAATCCCTGACTAAATCCTCCTGCCCCGCAGAAAATATCTATAACTGTCGGCTGTTCTTTCATTATAACTCACCATATACTATTTGAAAACTATCTCAAAAGCAACATTTCCGTATTTCTCCTTTGTTCTCTTCTCATCGACTATTCCTATTGTTGCACCATACTCTTTAAGTATCTGGGCAGAGATATACATTCCGAGTCCTCTCCCTTCAAACTTCCTTGACTGGAATGGAATCCAGAATAGTGATGTCTTGAGACTTGGGTCTAGTGCCTGACCGTTATTCCCTATAACCAGTCTTTTGGCATCACCCTGAACATCAATATACAGTTCTCTTTTTTTGTCCTTGTTTGTTCTTTGCGAAAGCCAGTATATTGCGTTACATATTACGTTGTCAATCACCTGTGCAAGCGCAGATTTCCGCATTTTAACCTTGAAGTCTGAATTTCTGTATTTTACAACCTCTATGCCCTTTTCTTTTATCTCTTCATTGTGTCCTTCCAAGACCAATTTAATTGTGTCGTATACTGATATAATGTCTTCACTGCTTTCACTCGTTACGAACCTGAATACGTCCATCAGCTTTGTTTCGTTCATCATTTTGTTTAAGATAAAAACAAGGTTTTGCAGGCTGTCTCTGATATCTGGATTCCCAGATTCTCTGACATTTTCATCAAGTTTTTTCATGTAATGGTTTAGAGCAGATACTGAGATGTCCACTTCGTGTGTAAATCTTTCCGAAGCAAGACCCATTCCTAGAAGATGATAGAAAATTGCTGACTGCTCCTCTCCAGCATCTTTAAGGTTGTCATATAAAATCTTCCATGCCCTCCTAGAGTCCTCGAATGCCTTGTTAGCAAGCTGAGCTTCTTCTTTAAGCTTAGAGAGTTCCTGCTTTTGTATGACTACCTGATCTTCTCCGAGTTTGAACTGTTCTTCTTTTGGTTTTTCAAATGTCTTTTCAACTTTTTCCAGTTTTTTTTCCAATTCCTTTAGTCTTTTCTTTGTAGTTGCTTCAGCTTCCTCTTGCTTCTTCTTGGCTGCGCTTTTTTTCTCATCACTTATCTTTGTTCTCTCTGCTTGGCTCTGACTTTCCAAGAGATCCACTGCACCAAGCACAAAGTTCCTGAAGTCGCGATATGCAGTATTGTTAAGTAGACCTTCACGGTTCGTCTTATCCTTGAGCTGTGGATTGCCAAGCTGATCTATTTCAATAAGTCCTATCATTTGGCTTCTGTCAAATCTTCTTCCCGGTGAAAGCACTCTTCTTTTGTCTAAGCCGAGCCAGTCATCATCTTCATCACCATAAGGCAGGACTCGAAAGTTGTCTCTATATACGCTGACACCTGCCAGCGCATTAAGCCTGTCCGCATTAAGCCCGTATTGTTGCAGCGCCTGGGGATCTTTTAACCAAGCAAACAGGGTTCCTTTAAACGGACCACACGATGGAGTAGTCTCCTCCCATTCCTTTGGATTTATCTTTGACCAGAGAAGTTCCTCGTTGGTTGACTTCTCCACCGTATTGTCTGCATTCCGCTTGTAAAAAGTGTATTTGCATCTGCCTTCTTCATTTATGCTGAAATCCAGTTTGAACATATATTTTTCCAGTATCTGTTCGAGCTTCAGGTTCTCATATTGTCTGTACTCTGGTATTGATAAAACAACTCTAAAGTCTTTGTTTTCCCTTGTAGGAAGAAGCATTCGTATAAGTGCTGTCTGGAGTCTTTCCAAATCTTTTATACTCCAAGCGTATTTAGATCGTGACATCTTCAGTAGCGTGCCTCCATTTTTTCCAGTAAAGTACTCTGGTTTTCTACTCTCGATGTCTATATTAATATCATCAACAAATACGTCTTCTTTGTCCCAGTCATCCCAGTTTATTTTTGTATAAAACTCCGTATCGCTGCCCTCAGGTTTCGTTATCATTTCAAGGATTCTGCCAAGTCGCTGTGCAGCAAAACGCCCAACACCTTTTTCGCCTAGCGGCAGGCGTTCTTTTTTAGTTCTCTTCTTAGATTGCTTCTGTTTGTCCTTCACTCCTGTTGCTATGTCGAGCCAAGGGCCACGGATTGTTTCTTCACTCATTCCGACTCCGTCATCCTCCACCGTGATGACGGTCTTTTCTGGGTTTTTCAGGTTCTCGAGAGAAACTTTTACCTCATCGGCATCAGCGTCATAACCGTTTTTTATAAGTTCGATAAGACCTACCGTATTGTCTCTTATCGACTCCTCACCAAGTATCTGAATTATCCTTGCCTTTGCCCTGAAAGAAGACCGCTTCGCCATTTTAATCCTCCGCATGTCTTCTCTTACTTGAACATATTCTTATATCGCAGAATATTGGCTGGTTCTTGAAGTACGAGCTTACCAGCAGGCAGTTACCCTGCCCCAAAATGGGCACTTGGCTCCACACATTTTCATTCACAGAGCCCGTGGAGCTCTTCAGTGCATTGAGATTCTGCTGGCCCGTTGTCTGGTGTATGAACTTTGTATTGCAAAGCTCATATATTTCTGGTGGAAGATGTGAGGGCTGTTGCGTTACAAAACACAGACTTACCCACCTCTTTCTTCCTCTTCTTGTTATCTCTCTGATTGCATTGAGTGTTTCCGTCATTTTCCCTGAAGTATCTCTGCTGA includes these proteins:
- a CDS encoding Signal transduction histidine kinase regulating C4-dicarboxylate transport system; protein product: MAKRSSFRAKARIIQILGEESIRDNTVGLIELIKNGYDADADEVKVSLENLKNPEKTVITVEDDGVGMSEETIRGPWLDIATGVKDKQKQSKKRTKKERLPLGEKGVGRFAAQRLGRILEMITKPEGSDTEFYTKINWDDWDKEDVFVDDINIDIESRKPEYFTGKNGGTLLKMSRSKYAWSIKDLERLQTALIRMLLPTRENKDFRVVLSIPEYRQYENLKLEQILEKYMFKLDFSINEEGRCKYTFYKRNADNTVEKSTNEELLWSKINPKEWEETTPSCGPFKGTLFAWLKDPQALQQYGLNADRLNALAGVSVYRDNFRVLPYGDEDDDWLGLDKRRVLSPGRRFDRSQMIGLIEIDQLGNPQLKDKTNREGLLNNTAYRDFRNFVLGAVDLLESQSQAERTKISDEKKSAAKKKQEEAEATTKKRLKELEKKLEKVEKTFEKPKEEQFKLGEDQVVIQKQELSKLKEEAQLANKAFEDSRRAWKILYDNLKDAGEEQSAIFYHLLGMGLASERFTHEVDISVSALNHYMKKLDENVRESGNPDIRDSLQNLVFILNKMMNETKLMDVFRFVTSESSEDIISVYDTIKLVLEGHNEEIKEKGIEVVKYRNSDFKVKMRKSALAQVIDNVICNAIYWLSQRTNKDKKRELYIDVQGDAKRLVIGNNGQALDPSLKTSLFWIPFQSRKFEGRGLGMYISAQILKEYGATIGIVDEKRTKEKYGNVAFEIVFK
- a CDS encoding DNA-cytosine methyltransferase, coding for MKEQPTVIDIFCGAGGFSQGFKEAGYSILAGVDNWKPAVDTFSRNHKKSIGLEADMRSLTVGQLKTLVSEAKVNVVIGGPPCQGFSMGGNRNPADPRNSLFREFIRIVKGMAPDFFVMENVRGLLSLKLVDSKMTFGEKILHDFNSIGYRTTIHTLNAANYGVPQKRQRIFFIGVNRRQAEKAILPPVPTHSEHPTNGLKPWVPSKQFLLPPQKVSKRFYYSERMINGFIRRKKKNAERNIGFGWQFLDFSKPSNTISARYWKDGAEALVKYSNKKIRRLTPSECARLQSFPKNYKFCGSEREIYTQVGNAVPPLLARRIAENLLNYF
- a CDS encoding DNA mismatch endonuclease Vsr, with the protein product MTDFLTNSQRSFNMSKIRSRNTVPELKLRRALRKLGFIYQPKHIFGKPDFANKKSKIAVFIDGCFWHGCPYHYITPKTNSAFWSQKIKKNIARDRKVGKTLKKEGYKVFRYWEHTVERNPDKILLTLSHAVQK